AGTTTTGATCCTGCCAATGCATTGATGCTTCAATTCTTAAGGAAAGTGGTTGCTTGTAACAAGATACTCTGTTAATTTATTCAGTCCAAATATTAAAGATCAAGATTTGGGCTGTGTTAATTCTTTTGAgagggtgttttttgtttttgtttgaaaaagtattatgatgtgatataaaagtaaaaatagttttgagtattttatattttgggtcattaatgtttttattttgaaaacagaaaacaaaaagaaaatgaaaaagctcTAGGAAAAAAAGATGAACATTGCTCTTACCAATAACGAGAATGAAATTAACCCACCATCTGAATGCAGATTCATTGAATTAATCTTCGTTGGATGGATTAATTCTAGTGTGGATTAGATGATTTTAATCTTGTGACTcattaaaatgttatttttaatataagttTGAAGGTGTTTATCAATTGAATCCAAGATTTAAGCAATAGTTAATAGGTGCATTTGATcaaactttttataattttcttttgcattttggtTGGAAGTGTTCTAAAATGATCTAATGTAAAAgtagttttaagtattttgcatttaaagttatttgttaatatttttattttttatttttttgctaaaattaaaaaacttctctagaaaaaattgtcaaaagaaGCCATTTACTTTTATTAGTTTTATGCGTATCCTTAGTCAAAATACATAGATTTAGATTTTCACGTGAAAGTAAATAATCTATAATGTCACACCCATGTTGCAGAAAAATATTTGAGGAAATTACTAATTTTATTATAGCCTCGAAAATTGATGTGACACCCATGTTAGCGGTgtattaattacttaaaaaaccTGAAATTAATGTAACACCATTCATATACTCTGCTGTCAATTTATTGAAAACTCTTACAATTGAATTGATAAGAAccctattattttctttcaatcaaatttattaaattaatatttttctttaaagttAATAGGATCAATCGAGTATATGATTCTCGGATAGAGATCCacaacaattttgttgtctaaattgctagtaattcagacatcaattttattttccgTCCATTTGTTGGCCAGATTGACCCTATAAGAATTCTCTTATATTTGTTGTCAAAATTACTAGCAATCTGAACAATAATTTGTTGGGAATCCAAATCCATAATTCTCACATGTtctaaagatatatataaatttaatagattaagtttggaagaaaatttccttcaacccaattcaaatgaaaactttgtccaaaattAAAACACCATTTAGATCAAACAAACATTGTTactttatcattatatttaCAGATTGGTCATTGACTCTTAGTAATTGTGAGAAAGTATCCCCATTACAGACTGAACATTAAACCTACCTCAGCCCTCCAGCAGTTTAGTATTCAGCCCTTCCACCCAGAAAGGTAAAAATAGCAAAATTGCTTACAGAATGTTTAACAAAATTGTATTAGTAACGGTAATAACTATACATGCtcaatcaaccaaaacctcTAAAAAAATGGTAGTTGGCTCAAAACTGAAGAAGCTCATGCTACTGCATACATAGTGTCACATTTATAGATTCTTTCAACATTTGGCGATAAAGACATGCAAAAAGAAACTATAATCGAAGCTTCTTTCAACATCAATAGTTATAGAGTTCAAGCGCAAAGAAGAGGCAGACATTCTAACCAGGAACCAGATTGTGCCACCAAATGAAGCTTTTCAAGCATTCTGAATGATGGACTCGCCATATCCGTTGACTTTGCCCTGGAATTTGCACCAAGATGGAGAAATTTGAGATTAGAATAAATAGCATATAGGGGCTAGATATCCCCTCATCGAtgttaaataaaacaaacaggaGAGACTTACTCGTCAGTTTAGATCAGCTACATTTATAATCTAGCTTTTACAATcaccaataataaataaaactttctcCCTAAGCTTATCAATAGTCTGCAAAAAAAGTGAAACAAGTGCAAAAGTTTATTAAACAGTAGACAACATGCAACAAATGTTATCAATATGATATCAAAGTCACAAAATGCACACCAAGCTAGAGATCTGTGCCCATCTTTGAGCAAAGGCAGCTGCATTTTTGAGGTGAGCACAATGGGGAGGATCAGAATTCAGAAAGTAGATTGAATTCTCTGTAGCTTCTGCTACCCAAAGATGATTCAATTGGTCCTTCGCTCTCTTGATAAGATTACAGAAGCAAACCTGCAATGTGGAAACTACCACTGTCACTAACTGTAGGGTTTTTTATNNNNNNNNNNNNNNNNNNNNNNNNNNNNNNNNNNNNNNNNNNNNNNNNNNNNNNNNNNNNNNNNNNNNNNNNNNNNNNNNNNNNNNNNNNNNNNNNNNNNNNNNNNNNNNNNNNNNNNNNNNNNNNNNttttttttttttttttgtggggaggATTGTGTTGGAGAACAAAGGGAAGAGGATATGCATCTTTGGATCTAAAGTGTATCATGCAGGAATCAACCATTTGTATGATTCTTTGATAAACTACAAAAATGGTATGTTGCTGCtattttttgaaacaattaaaaatcACCGAACTAACGTCTAAGCCCAACAATTCAAGGCAACAATAAAGAATCCGGGAAGCTTATACCAAGTAAAACATGAAAGCAGCAATTAGAAGTGCGAAAAAGGGCTACAACGTGTGTCTTCCATGTCCTGGGTAAGACGTTCTTCCAAAACAACGTATTATTGTGTCAGTATTTCAATAGATGGTAATCTAGAACTGGAGTTAATTGCCTTCTTATTTAGTTATCATATTGTGGATTGTCTCAGTTATGGAGCAATCAGTCATTTCATCCATTTAGTCATATTTAAAGGTGTATGATTTATGAAAACAAAGTTAAATTATTATGAAGATTGCATTTCCTTCCGTTGAATTGAATCAAATCTTCCCATGAGAGCTCTTATTCCCTCATATCTCGAAGTGATCTCTGATGAGTGATGATTGCCTCATTTGATAAAGATAAATGCCACTCTTGGAGGTGACTAAAAGGAACATGATATACTCACAGTGGATCCCGCAAGATTAGAGTTGATGGGTGCAAACGAACCATCATTAATGTATGGAGTGCAGAAGCGGATGGCAAGTAAAGAATTGGATAAGTCTTCTGACTGTGACTCGGAAATGGAGCCATCTGTCACAAACACCCACTGTTTCTTTTGGTGAGGAGCTGTAAAAACCTCCCCCACATGCACAACGACGGCAGCTATATCAAATTCGCTGAACAAGCCAAACAGTTAATGAGTTTACAACGTCTCTTTACTACTTGAAAGGAAAATGGAGGAAAAGCAAAAACGTCAGAACAGAAAGGATGAATTTGAAATTCACCTGGAAAGAGGAACTTCACCCAAATTTGACAATAAGACTGATTTGCGAGGATTGTGAAATGGCCTACAAAAGATATCTTTGAGCTAGATTCAATtaacattcttaattttttgtaataagaAAGTTAAGTGGAGACTTACTTAAAGTGTTCAGTTGCTTGGGAAGATAAAGGCCGCCATTTGGTAGTGGATCCTCTTGCTTGCAAGTATAGGGTATCTGCATCAGAATTAAACGGCACAAGTCCAGCAATACCATAAGCCTGCCCCTCAACCAGCTCATGTTGCTGTCACAGTAGTAAGTAGATTAATTATAATGCTTATAAAACACACTACATAACATTCATGATAAGCATGCAGAGACGGTAACGAGAGAAAGAGAACACATTCATCATGTTGGCCTGGCAGGCGTGACTACACACATGTATGCATACGCATGGGGGTTGGGGGATTGAGGGTacaggagagagaaaagaggatAGGGGAGGAGGGGGAATGAGCAAACTAGATGCAAAGAAGGTGTCAAGGAAAACAGAACAACACCATTGGATTCACCTGCTTCTCTGTTGGGTTCCAGATTGTTATCAAGCCTTCCTTAGGGCTGTCCATTCCATGACAGATTTTCTTAGTTAATCCAACTATCCTCACCCTCATAAATGGGGTGACTTCTCTCTCACCTAAGCCAGCAGCTTCCAAAGCTTTCTCAATTGCTTTGTCCGTGTTTGCCTGCCTGGTTGCCTAAGTTCAAACTAGCCATAGTTAATGACCTCATTCTACATTTGGACTTTAAGTCAAGCAAAGCATCTAAAGCCCACCTCTAGTTTTGCTTGATAAGTGGTAAAAGATGTTAGTTGCTCCGGACTCATCTCTGCCATTAATACTTCAGGTTCTGCAGCTGTCTCAAgtatctttaaaatttttgctCCTTCTTCACTATCATTGTCATCAAAATCATGTGAACCTTTTATGTCTCTTTGAAACTCGGAAATGATGCCTTCTACAACAGTAGCTCGCCTGCAGCCAAACAAAaatcattaaacaaaaaaactgcAACAAAGCCTTGTTGAATGTCTAAGGCCATTGCTGTAGAATTAGAGGTCCTTTTGCATCATTAACAGGAAAACCATCTCATAAACTGGCCATGTTTGGAATCACAGTATTTTCCATGGTTCCGTTTACAACTTACAAAAGAGAGATTTTAGCATGGCTACTTCATTAGTGTTCTGTATTCTCATCATATTGTATCCTACTTTTCAAGGATTATCACATCAATGTTTCTATATCGTATTGCACCCATATGCTATATACCTATCCATGATTCTAGCAAGAACAAGTATGATAGTATGCTTTACTGAACATGCATTGTTACTGAACATAAATCAATAAGGAAGGGAAGACTAAAGGACTACTGAAgtagataaatatttaaaacttcAAGTAGGCCACTGAAATCTACAAATGGATTGagcacacaatcaatgaatgtTTTCGAGAagtaaacaatattaaaattgGCTTGATATGGAAGAATAGAGGTCACCTTTGATTGTACAATTGCACCATTTTACTCTCCATCCTCTCTGATCTCACAATAGACCCTCCATTGCCTAACCTAGATGAAAGCAACAGGAATGATTTTTCATCATACAGAACAAGGTatggattgaaaaaaaaaataaaaaagaaatatcaaacTACCTCTCTTTATAGAGGACAGGGTATATCCGTCTGACTCCAACTAAGGTCCGGGGGACTGGACCCCCATTACACTTAATGCACCTAAATGCTAAAGGAGAACCAACACCTTTACCTGTGGAAATATATTCGAGGGCCATGCATTATAAGGCAAGAAGAAAAACTTGTATATATATCTTAAGGCCATAtaaaactggaaaaaaaaaaaaaaaaaaaaaaaaagaaccctgTGGACAACACAAATAGTGCTTACAGAATCCCAGTCGATCAGCCCAATGAGCTCGATATGTCCCATTTCCATGCAATAGCAAACTAACTGTCCTTGACACCTGAAACCAAATAAAAACCTCAGACAAACCTCCAAAGACAGAAAGTAAACTTTTCGAACAattcaaattcaacaaaaaaataaaaccagtAAGAACCTCAAGGGGTGAAACAGGCCCAACCCAGCCACATAATCCTGCTCCCCAGATCTGCACAGGACAAAATAAACTGTAAGCAATAGACAATTCTAAAGGAAATGTTCTACTCAAAGAagggtagaaaaaaaaatccaagaaatgaaCATATTACCCGAAGTTTCTGTCCCACATACAGTTTTCCAGCAGCAAGGTGCTTCGACAGTGGTACATCCAAAACAGCATCCATTGCATACCTGTGAAACAAGATATTTCTACAGGCCAAAGAACTTTTAAATATAGTGTAAGCATCACAACATGTATCTAGGCATTTTCTTACCACCCGTCAGTTAGTTCAACTTTTGTTGTACTACTACATTCATCCCCAATTGCTGCCATGGAAGAAGTCTCAGTCTTTAGGTCACAATTTGAGCAAATAGCTGAAATGCATAGAACTATCATTGAAGAAGGTGATGCGTCCCCTTCCAGAATTCTCTTGATTGAAGAACGGTGGCCATGATTGACTTCTCTTTCATATCTATGTAAATGCATACAAATTGTTCTCATGGAAGTCTTATACACCTAGACTAAACATACAACTAATGATAATTAAATACCTATACTTCAATTCCTCGAGCACATTGGACACTGTCAAAAACTTTCCAGCAGCTTTAGTGGGATAGCTTCTCTCATAGCATGCTAGTTTCCAAACAATCCACTTGTAGTGATTTATGACCCACCTAGACAGATATTATGCAAAGTGCGAAACAAAGATCAGAGGCAGAGTACAATATTATCTAAATTGATAGAAAAGCATAAACAACCACACTGTTGAAAAGCCCTGAACCATAAACAGCACAGAAGTTCCTTAGTGTTCACAACAACCACATTGAAGGTGCTGCACAATCCAACCAATCCAATTACCAGATCAATCCTATTTAATAATTACATGGGCAGGCCAACTCTATGACAAGTTGATGATAGATTATGAAGCTAATATTGTAACTAAAGTTTGCATAGATCATACTGAGCATCTGTAAACCGAGAAGCAATGTAACTTTAAAAATATAGTAGAGAAATTACTCTTTTGAAGCATATTGCATGGATGCTCCAGACTGAGCCAATATGTGGAAAAAAGCTTCTGGTCCAATGCAATTTAAGCCAGACTCGTCATGAAACATGTACTTTTCTGCATTGGTTGATGTGATGCATCTGACCTGGTCTGACAAAAGCTCCAACTATATTCATTTGTGTTAGAActgaatatattctaataatTTGGATGTGTAAAATGGTGTcattaccaaaagaaaaagaaacttctaGAGGGAAAACAACAGTACTGATAGTCTATTTACCGTATTCTGGTGTAATGGTGGTGCTTTAAAATATTCCTTGACATACATTCTTGGAATCTGAAACGGGTATCGTGAGGAAATTCTCTTTCTGCAACTTGAGTGTTCAGATGGTAGAGTAGATAAACCTGATGGAACATGTAGCTTACTTGAGGAAGCATTATAAccaacaaaaacacaaagctATTTCAAAAGACCTGCATGAATTTTACCATTAGGAACTAATGGAACATTCTTATTCAACGGAGTGGAGAATTTGGAACTGCGGGGCTTTTTGAACGGAGAAGCAGAACTCTTTCCAAGTATTCTCTTTACATTAGCTATTTGTCCGTTATTTTTGCAAACTGTGCCAATGGTATTTGAAATATCAACCAATGGTCTGGCTGGTGACCGTCCAAGTGGACTAATCCTTGAACTGACACCATTAGCCAAAGAACTTTTTGCTGCTGTATTAGGATCACCTTGCCTGTCGCTTAGACGCTTCTCTAGAGAAGATGCATTAGTATTTAACCTACAAACACTGTCATAATGAACAGCATCAAATTCTTTGATCAAGTTATTCCCTGAAATAATATGTTCTGACTTGACTGATAACTGCACTTGATTAGAAGATGATCGCAACGGGGTTACAAAACTTTTTGAcg
Above is a genomic segment from Corylus avellana chromosome ca9, CavTom2PMs-1.0 containing:
- the LOC132192053 gene encoding protein BREAST CANCER SUSCEPTIBILITY 2 homolog B isoform X1, with protein sequence MSTWQIFSDAGNSFRWEIYDRDLQINPDDEHFDSPNGSSRLPSMSDLVLQGCSKLLENRDEGVGSSPMFRTGLGKSVAVKQSSIAKALSVLGDDTGQVLARDNGCGSSNSLFQTGSGKTVNISSDGLVRAKTLLGLEEDNDNCIFQGLQHSVKPYNPNGPFGWKSPSHSEMRDCVSNCDIKDGTSVSRPLLTSMSGSAGSRLKNQANPNVMQPEMQSSALKPPPIKFHTAGGRSISVSSDALKRARSLLGDPELGTFLNEEDADDSLFSFSEARFNDILSNEGNDPCTPFYCEEMANNKNSSKSFVTPLRSSSNQVQLSVKSEHIISGNNLIKEFDAVHYDSVCRLNTNASSLEKRLSDRQGDPNTAAKSSLANGVSSRISPLGRSPARPLVDISNTIGTVCKNNGQIANVKRILGKSSASPFKKPRSSKFSTPLNKNVPLVPNGLSTLPSEHSSCRKRISSRYPFQIPRMYVKEYFKAPPLHQNTLELLSDQVRCITSTNAEKYMFHDESGLNCIGPEAFFHILAQSGASMQYASKEWVINHYKWIVWKLACYERSYPTKAAGKFLTVSNVLEELKYRYEREVNHGHRSSIKRILEGDASPSSMIVLCISAICSNCDLKTETSSMAAIGDECSSTTKVELTDGWYAMDAVLDVPLSKHLAAGKLYVGQKLRIWGAGLCGWVGPVSPLEVSRTVSLLLHGNGTYRAHWADRLGFCKGVGSPLAFRCIKCNGGPVPRTLVGVRRIYPVLYKERLGNGGSIVRSERMESKMVQLYNQRRATVVEGIISEFQRDIKGSHDFDDNDSEEGAKILKILETAAEPEVLMAEMSPEQLTSFTTYQAKLEATRQANTDKAIEKALEAAGLGEREVTPFMRVRIVGLTKKICHGMDSPKEGLITIWNPTEKQQHELVEGQAYGIAGLVPFNSDADTLYLQARGSTTKWRPLSSQATEHFKPFHNPRKSVLLSNLGEVPLSSEFDIAAVVVHVGEVFTAPHQKKQWVFVTDGSISESQSEDLSNSLLAIRFCTPYINDGSFAPINSNLAGSTVCFCNLIKRAKDQLNHLWVAEATENSIYFLNSDPPHCAHLKNAAAFAQRWAQISSLTIDKLREKVLFIIGDCKS
- the LOC132192053 gene encoding protein BREAST CANCER SUSCEPTIBILITY 2 homolog B isoform X2, yielding MSTWQIFSDAGNSFRWEIYDRDLQINPDDEHFDSPNGSSRLPSMSDLVLQGCSKLLENRDEGVGSSPMFRTGLGKSVAVKQSSIAKALSVLGDDTGQVLARDNGCGSSNSLFQTGSGKTVNISSDGLVRAKTLLGLEEDNDNCIFQGLQHSVKPYNPNGPFGWKSPSHSEMRDCVSNCDIKDGTSVSRPLLTSMSGSAGSRLKNQANPNVMQPEMQSSALKPPPIKFHTAGGRSISVSSDALKRARSLLGDPELGTFLNEEDADDSLFSFSEARFNDILSNEGNDPCTPFYCEEMANNKNSSKSFVTPLRSSSNQVQLSVKSEHIISGNNLIKEFDAVHYDSVCRLNTNASSLEKRLSDRQGDPNTAAKSSLANGVSSRISPLGRSPARPLVDISNTIGTVCKNNGQIANVKRILGKSSASPFKKPRSSKFSTPLNKNVPLVPNGLSTLPSEHSSCRKRISSRYPFQIPRMYVKEYFKAPPLHQNTLELLSDQVRCITSTNAEKYMFHDESGLNCIGPEAFFHILAQSGASMQYASKEWVINHYKWIVWKLACYERSYPTKAAGKFLTVSNVLEELKYRYEREVNHGHRSSIKRILEGDASPSSMIVLCISAICSNCDLKTETSSMAAIGDECSSTTKVELTDGWYAMDAVLDVPLSKHLAAGKLYVGQKLRIWGAGLCGWVGPVSPLEVSRTVSLLLHGNGTYRAHWADRLGFCKGVGSPLAFRCIKCNGGPVPRTLVGVRRIYPVLYKERLGNGGSIVRSERMESKMVQLYNQRRATVVEGIISEFQRDIKGSHDFDDNDSEEGAKILKILETAAEPEVLMAEMSPEQLTSFTTYQAKLEATRQANTDKAIEKALEAAGLGEREVTPFMRVRIVGLTKKICHGMDSPKEGLITIWNPTEKQQHELVEGQAYGIAGLVPFNSDADTLYLQARGSTTKWRPLSSQATEHFKYLL